A segment of the Actinomyces sp. oral taxon 171 str. F0337 genome:
GCCGGCGGCGAAGAGCATGGCCGTCCAGGCGAAGGTGGAGAAGTCCGGCGTCGAGTTGTCCGGGCCCAGGCGGATGCGCCCGAACCGGGAGAAGGCCAGGGTCAGGATGAAGACGAGCGCGGCCGTGATGAGCAGGATGTAGAAGGAGCCGAACCATCGGCTCGTCCAGGTCACGGCCGCCCCGAAGGCGCTCTTGACGACGTCGGGGACCACGATCGCGGCCAGGGCGACGATCGCGATGATGGTGGCCGACACGAAGAACACCACCGGGTTGAGGGGCTGCTTGCCCGGCAGCTTGCCGAGCAGTGCGCCGGGGAGGGAGCCGCTGGGGAGCCGTAGCGGTGAGAGGCGGTCCGACGACGGGGCCGGCGGGGAGGAGCCCTCTGAGGGGTCGCCTGCTGCGGGCTCGCTCTTATCGCTCGATTCGGGGGACCGGCTCACCGACCTGCTCCGTTCTTCATGGGGGTCTTCACGGGGTCTTCACGGGGTCTTCGTGGGGTTTGGGGCGCTGGCCCCGGGCGCGCCCGGGGGCGTTGGGGTTGCCTCGATACCGGGAGCGAGGCGCCGGGGACCGGTGGGGGCGGGGTGGCTGTCTGAGCCCGGGCATGTTGTGGGGAGCCTATAACGAGATAATGAACTCGTGACGTCCTCACCTTCTGCTCAGCCGCCGAGCACCTCCGGCCCGGGCTCTGACGCCGGCGCACTCGGTGGGCAGGCGGGTGTCGCCCGGGGGCGGGCCGGCGGCGCGGTCGTCGGCTCGGCTGCCAGTCCGGCCGCCACCCCGGCCATCGACGCCGCCATGGTGCGCGCCCTGGAGCTGGCCCGCGCGGCCGGTGAGGTGGGGGAGGTGCCGGTGGGCGCCGTCGTGCTCTCGCCGGACGGGACCGTCCTGGCCGAGGCCGCCAACGCCCGCGAGGCCGAGCACGATCCGACGGCGCACGCCGAGATCCGCGCCCTGCGCGCCGCCGGCGCCGCCCTGGGCGACTCCCACCTGGACGGCTGCACCCTCGTGGTCACCCTCGAGCCGTGCACCATGTGCGCCGGTGCGATCGTCCTGGCCCGGGTGGCCCGACTCGTCCTGGGGGCCTGGGAGCCCCGGACCGGGGCCTGCGGCTCGGTGCGCGACGTCGTGCGTGACACCCGCTCCAACCACCAGGTCGAGGTGCGCGCCGGCCTGCGCGCCCAGCAGTCCCAGGACCTTCTGACCGCCTTCTTCGCCGACCGCCGCTGACGGGGGCCCATCCGACCGGGCCAGCCGGGAGCGACGTCGGTCGTGACTGATACCGCAGGACGTCGCATTGGGGCGCGGGGCGACGTCCGTGTAACCTCATAGGCGAGGTAGCGTGTCCGAGCGGCCGAAGGTGCAGATCTCGAAAGTCTGTGTGGTTCATAGCCACCCTGGGTTCGAATCCCAGCGCTACCGCCACCACGGGAGGGCCCGCCGTGCAGCCACGAGCTGCACGGCGGGCCCTCCCCGTTTCTTGCTTTGCCGTTGGCCGTTTTGATCAGGCCGCCGCCGGCTGATCGACGTCGTGAGATGCCCGTAATGCACGAGGGTGGGGTGCTACTGGGGGAGGGGTGGGTGCACTCCACGCGGTGCGGGGGCTCGTGCAGTACGCACAACCCCTGGCCAGTGCATTCCCACCTTCGTGGAGTAGACGCCTCATGTCGTTCGTACGACATGCCCGACCCGGCCGCAGGAACGCTCTTGGTCCCCCATATATTTGGCGTCGGGCCTTACTCTTAGCCTATGAGTCGCCGTCCCCACGAATCCCGCCCCCTGTCCCGTTCCCGCACCCAGGTCCGCCCGCACCCCCACGCCTCCGAGATCGCGCCCCGTGCGGCCGCCGACC
Coding sequences within it:
- a CDS encoding nucleoside deaminase produces the protein MTSSPSAQPPSTSGPGSDAGALGGQAGVARGRAGGAVVGSAASPAATPAIDAAMVRALELARAAGEVGEVPVGAVVLSPDGTVLAEAANAREAEHDPTAHAEIRALRAAGAALGDSHLDGCTLVVTLEPCTMCAGAIVLARVARLVLGAWEPRTGACGSVRDVVRDTRSNHQVEVRAGLRAQQSQDLLTAFFADRR